Genomic segment of Candidatus Deferrimicrobiaceae bacterium:
GGGACGACGACCGATCCCGACCGGCGCAAGCGCGACAGCGCCATGGGCAACCTGATCACCGACGCCCTGCGCCACCGGACCCGGACCGACATCGCCATCACCGCCAACGGGCTGATCTCGGAAGGCATCACGGCCGGGCCGATCGTCGGGGCCGACATTTTTCGCCCCGTCAGCTACGGCTACGACCCGCAAACGGGACTCGGGCTCAAGCTCGCGACCTTCGATATCCGCGGCGTCGAGCTGGTCAAGGGGCTCGAGATCGGGCTGGCATACCTGGGGATCAACGAGGACTTCTTCCTCCAGGTCTCGGGGATGCGCTTCCGCTACGATTCGACCCGCCCCCCCGGCAGCCGGGTGCTTCCCGACACGATCCACATCGGAGGCCACCGGTTCTCGCCAACCGCCACGTACAGCGTGACGGTCAACGAAGGACTCGCGTTCCTCCTCCCCAGGATGGGGCTCCAGGTGACGAACCTGACCGCGTTGCCCGACCTCGAATACATCGTCCTCCGGGATTACGTCACGCGGCTCGGAACGCTGGACACCGGTTCCCAGGGGCGGATCATGGATGAGGGGATCGATCCGGGGAAGCAAGGGAAGCACGAAAAGCACGAAAAGGATCATTGATGGAGAAGCAGGCGGCCGGACTCGAGAGTGCCCGGCCGCCTGCCGGAAATACTTAAAGTCCCGCCAGGATCTCTCCTGCCCGCTCCAGCGTTTCCTCTTTCTTCGCGAAACAGAACCGGAGCAGCTTCGGGTCGGTCCCGTCGCCGTAGAAGGGAGACAGCGGGATCGCCGCCACTTTGTGGACCCGCGTGAGCCACTCGGCCACCTCGGTGTCGGGCCGGTCGGAAAGCCGGCGATAGGAGACGAGCTGGAAATAGGTTCCCGCGCAGGGATAAGGCTCGAACGAGGATCCGCCGAGTAGCGACAGAAAGCGGTCGCGCTTCCGCTGGTAGAACGCGGCCAGGCCGGAGACGTTCGACGGATCGGACAAGTACCCGGCCAACGCGATCTGGAACGGGGTGTTGACGCAGTAGGTGACGAACTGGTGGACCTTCCGGATCTCCTGCATGATCGCCTCGGGAGCGATCGCATAACCGATCTTCCAGCCGGTCGCATGGAACGTCTTCCCGAACGAGAAGACCGCGACGCTTCGGGAGGCGAGACCCGGGCGCGCCAGGACGCTGCGATGGGGAACCCCGTCGAATACGATCCGCTCGTACACCTCGTCGCTCAACACGAAAAGCCCGTGCCGGCGCGCGATCGCCTCGAGCGCCTCGAGGTCGCTCTCGCCCAGCACGGTGCCGGTGGGGTTGTGCGGGTTGTTGACGACGATCAGCTTGGTGCGGGGGGTGATCCGCCGGCGGACTTCGTTCCAATCGACCTGGAATGCGGGAGGACGCAGGGGAAGATGGATCGGGACGCCGCCGTTGAGCCGTATGGCGGGGTCGTACAGGTCGTACACGGGGTCGAAGAGGATCGCCTCGTCGCCCGGGGCGATGAGCGCGGCAATCGACGAGTAGAGCGCCTCGGTCGCGCCGGCGGTCACCGTGACCTCGCCCTCGGGATCGATGGGCCGCCCGTAGCATGCGGACGCCGTCTCCGCGATGGCTTTCCGCAGCGGGAGGCAGCCCGGCATCGGGGCATACTGGTTGTGCCCGTCCCGCATGGCGCGGCCCACGAGCGCGATCAACGGCTCGGGCACGTCGAAATCGGGAAAGCCCTGCGAAAGGTTGATGGCGCCTTGCTCCTGCGCCAGCCGCGACATGACGGCGAAGATCGAGGTGCCGACCTCCGGAAGGCGGGACCTGAGCGTCGGGACGGTCATTGCCCGAACTTCTTCCCGACCTCCCACGCGTTGGCGAGGAAGCCGCCGACCCCGAAATAACGCCGGAGCCCAGTGTCGAACACGATCGGTTTCACCTTCGAGATGTCGGGATACCCCTTCTCCCCGATCACCGCGACATCGGCCTTCACATCGAGAATCCCGCCGACGAACAGCGTGTGCAGCCCTAAATCGGCGTGATGCACCAGGCGGCACTCGATGACGATCGGCGCTTCGGCGACGTACGGCGCATCGACGATCTCGCTGCGCACCGGGGTGAGCCCTGTCGCCGCGAACTTGTCGACGTCCCGCCCCGAGACGGTTCCGACGTAATCGACCTCGGCGGCCTGCGCCTCCGACGGGATGCTCACGGTGAATGCCTTGCGCGCCAGGATCGCCTCGTAACTGTAGGTCGCTTTGCGCAGCGACACGTTCACGCTTACCGGCTGGGAATTGCAGATCCCGCCCCAGGCGATCGTCATGATGTTCGGCTTCCCCGCGGCATCGTAAGTGCCGACCATCCACACCGGCGCCGGCATCGCCAGCGTTTTCGCCCCCACGGATTGCTTCATTCGTTGCCCCTTTCCCCGGCCGTCCGGGTCCTCCCAAGGATTCCGCCTTACCCGATCACTATACCGACCCGGAAGCCGGAGAGGTTCCAAGTTTTTATCCCGACCCGGTTGCAGTAAACTATTGTTGAATGCACCACACGGAGGTGAGCCATGGAAGATCGCGAGAACAGGATCGGAACCGGCGCAGCACTGCTTCTGACCGGAGCGCTCATCGGGGCGGGAGTCGCTCTCTTGCTCGCCCCCCAGTCGGGCCGGGCGACGCGGAACGACATCTCCCGCATTGCCCGGCGGGCTCGCCGGAAGGCCAACCGGGCGATCGAGGACCTCGCCGGCAACGTCTCGGAACTGGTCGCCCAGGTCGGCGAGAAGGCCGAAGAGATCCTCGACAAGGGCAAGGACCTCACCCACGACACGAAGAAGGAACTTCTCTCTGTCCTGGAATCGGGTCGGGACCGGCTCGAGGCGCAGCGGGCTAGGCTCCTCAAGAAGGTCGGCTGAATCGACACCGCGTTCATCGCGCCTGACCGGGTCCTCGAAGAGGGGTCTGCAACGATTCGACCAGTGCGGGGAGCGCTTTCTCTTCGATGCGTAATGGCGGCATCAGCGCGCGGGGACGGAATCCCCGCGGGTTGGCCACCCAACGGATTAGCGTTTTCGGGGTCCAGCGGTTTTTCGCATCCGGATTCCCCGGAGTATATTTCGTGAATAGCCCCGACAGGTTCGGGCCGATGGCGCCGGTTCCCATGCCCACACCCTCGCGCGATATCGCCCGATGGCATCCACCGCAATACCTGACAAAGGGCGGGCCGCCGAGCCGATCGCCCCTGTCGCGGAAGTGGACCTTGAACGGAATTTCCCGTGCGTTTTTCGGGCTGACTTGGCCTGCCATGCCGTTCCCGTAGATTGCGTTGACCAGCGCGTGGACGGCTTCTTCATCGAATCGGAAATCGGGCATGTAGACGGCCGGGAGCCGAATCGCATCCTGAAGCCGGGCAGGACGGGAACCGAATGCGGCATCCAGGTCGGAGCCCAGCCGCGAGCCTTCCCCTCCCGATACGTGGCAGCGCCGGCAGCCGGAACGGGTCATCAAGTCCCGCCCTCGCGCGGTTGCCGCATTTCCGGGAAGCGTGAAGCGGGCATACGCGGCGGACAGGAAGCCGCCGTGCGCCAAGGTCTTGCGATCGGTCGACGGATTTCCCCTGTGACAGGAAACACAACCGCAGACCTCCGCGTGATGGACCGGATGGCACCCCAGGCAGTGCACTTTTCCGACTGGCTGCGACGCATCCGATGCCCGGGGCACGAGCATGGCGAGCAGGAACGCAAGCAGCGGTGCGGTTCGCTTCAGAACGGCGAAACCCATTCCCAGTTCTTCCCACGGCAGAAAACGGCGACCAACGTCAGGACGACCACGATCCCGAAGAACAGGATGGCGATCAGGCCGCCCGTCCGGGGCGCCCGCTCGGTCTCCGGCGTGCCGTCGTCCGGCGTGATGCGGATGCCTTTGCCCGGGATCCAGGGAAGCCCTGCCAGAACGGCGAGCGACAGGATGGCCGGGTAGATCCATGCGGTCCCGTGACTGACCAGCTCCTGCACCCACAACAGGAACCAGGCGGACCTGGCGGGATTGGGCGGATTGCCGAAATCGGCCGCTTCCTGGAGGGGGGGAGGCCACGCAAGCGCCGCGATCGCCAGCACGACGAGGCATGCCGCCATGGCCCGCCCGATCAATCGAAGAAACGTGGGCTCGCTCGGGATTCTCACAGCCAGGGCAAGACCCCCTTGCTTTTACGGATCCGATAGAAGTGGAACCCGGAAAGGATGGCGATCGAGGCGGGAACAAGCAACGTGTGCAGCATGTAGAAACGGACCAGCGTGCGCGGTTGCCCCACCCCGTCGGGAGCCAGGAAGGAAACCAGAGAACAGGAGAAAGGCAGGGAACGCACGAGCTCCGTTCCGGTCTGGGTCGCCCAGAGCGCCAGCTGGTCCATCGGAAGCAGCGTGCCGCTCCACGCTCCGAACACGGCAAGCCCCATCAGGCCGCAGCCCAGGAGCCACGTCCATTCGCGCGGGGGACGGTATGCGCCCCGAAGAGCCACCCGAAGCGCGTGGAGCGCCAGGAGCACGAGGAAGACATGGGATGACAGCCGATGGAGTCCCCGGATGTACCGCCCGCAGAAAACGTCGGACTCGATCGACTGGATGGACCCGTAGGCGCCCGCGGGCGACGGCACGTAATGAAACGCAAGCAGCATCCCCGAAACCGCCAGCACGAGGAAGGTGGTGAACGCCATTCCCCCGAGGCAAAAGGTGACCTTCAACCGAAGGTCCTCCTTCCGGACAGTTCGGGGAAACAGGTGGATGATGAAATCAAGAAACATCTTCGCTCCGACGGGATGATGTCATCACGACGAGGGTGTCGCCCCTGTCCTCGACCGGCAGGCGCGCCAGCGCCTGGGTCGCCGGCCCCTTCAACACGTTGCCGGCCCGATCGAACTGGCTGCCATGGCACGGGCAGGCGATCCCGTCGGGTCCGACCGAAACGGTGCAGCCCAGATGGGTGCAGACGAGGCTCATCGCATAAACGACGCCGCGCTCCTTGACGACCACGACGCGGGATTCCCGATAGACCAGCGCCCCGCCCTCGGGAATGTCCGCCTTGGGAACCGTCAGCAGCTTCCGCCCATCCGCGGCCCGTTTCGCGGGAGAAAGCCACTTCCCGAGAAACAGCAGCGAGGCAGCGGCAGCTACCGACCCAATGAGCCGTCGACGCGATCGATCAACCGTTTCCATTTATTCACCAGCGCGATCTTGTATTCGCGATTCCGGGATTTTAGCCGGGCGATCCGTCCCTCGTCCAGGAACGCCCCGTTGATCACCCGCTGCCCCTCCCGGTCGCGGAATGCGGCAAGCGACAAGCCGTCGTCCTTCAACCGGAAGATGCGATCCGCCGCGGGTTCCCGCATCCATCGGTCGGGTGCGTCGTGGCACCCTTCGCACGTCACGCTGCCACGCCGGACGGTGTGCGGAAAGATCGTCTTCCACTCGGCCGCCAGCAACCGGTTCTCGACACGGTCCTTCATGCCGGGGCGAACGTCGGAATAATAGAGGATGAACCGAGGCAGGATCGGGCTCACCTTCCCCTGCCCATCGATCCCGAGCGGCGGCGCATCCTGTCGGTGAAGGTATACGCTCTTCATGTATCCGCCCTTTTCGTGCCGCAGGTCGAATCGGGACTTCGCATCAACGATCCCGTCGATTCGGAGATAAAAAGTGCCATACGGTTGAGCCGCCCAGGCCGAATGACAGGCGGAGCAGGTCATCCCGGACAGGTGCGACGAGATCGAATGCTCGACGATCTTCACGGACGCCTCGTGGCAGTCCGTGCAGCCCCGAGACGATCGACGACCTTCCGCAAGGCTTTGCATGGAATGGCAGGCACCGCACGCCATGCCCGCTTCCGCGTGGACGTCGGGCAGCATCTTCAGGTAATACTCGCCATCCCGGGATATCCCGCGGGCAAACCGGGCGTTCTCTTCCCGGGGGGCCAACCCCAGGTACTCGGCCCCGATAAAATCGCCCGAATGGCAGCGAAGGCATTTCCCGACCGGCGGCTTCGCTGCGGCGTGTCCACCCCCTTCGTGGCAATCGGCGCAGCCGGAAACGTGACACCCTGCACAGGCCTTTCCGAAGAAGGCCGGGTCGTACCGCCCGATCGTCCTGGCGGCGAACGCCTTCTCGGGAGCGCGGGTCGCCATCGGCCCGTGCAGAACCGGGAGATATCCCGCGTGGCATCCGGCGGGGGTGCAACCATCGCGCGCGGCATCGGCTCCCCGAAATCGGCGGTCGCCCTTCGCCCCGTGACACCGGGTGCAGGTCAGCGAGGCGTGTCCTCCCGATCGCCTGACGGTGCCGTGGCATTCCCCGCACCGGTCAGCCGGGGAAGCGAGCGAAGCGGCCGGGCTACCGATCAGCCAGCAGAGGACGATGAACCGCATCGCGAAGCGCACGGTAATCGAGTCTCCTTCGGTAGACGTTATCCGACGGCTTGTCGTGGCAGACGAGGCACAGGTTGACGGCAAGCGCGCGTTTGACCTCCGCCGCCGAAAGCGGCCTGGAATTTTCCCGCGTCACGGCCGCGTCCGCCCGAACCCGCCCCCCGTCCATCGACAGGAACGCGTCGAGCGCCTTGTCGTCGCGCTTCTCGCAGCGAAGGGTGCCCTCGAACGTGGCCCCGGAAAGGACTCCGGTGCCGAAGCCCAGGAAAGCCGGATCGGCGTGGCAGCGGACGCAGGCCACCGCCTTGTCCCCCGTGTTGTGCGAGAAGAACGGGGCGAACCGCAGCTGCGGCTTCCCTTTGTAGCGGGCCACGTATTCACGCCGGGTTTCACGCCCGCTCTCGTCGACGGCGGAGATGAACGTCTGGCAGCCGGGCGTCACCGTCGCAATCCGCCCCTGCTCGTCGAGCGCAAGCGGAAACGGGAACAGCGCGCGATAGTCCTCGGTCTCGGAGAACGCCCCCTCCGTTTCCTGCCGGCGGATGAAATCGTACGAGGTCCGGGTCTTGTCATAAGTCGTATGGCAGCCGTAGCATTGCACGACGGTGCGCGAGTGGCATGCGTGGCACGACATTCGCTCGTGGCCGACGACCGTGTGCGCTGGCGTTCCCGTTATGACGCGGCTTTCGTGCAGCTTCCCGCTCCGTTTCCCCTGCACCACGATTTTTTGGCCGGCGACGAACACGTTGGAATAGCTGCGCCCTTTCCCGGTGACGATCATCCGCATGCCCGGCCTGGTCGGAACCTTGTAGCGTCGTGATTCGCGAACCGGCTCTTCGTTTTCCCGGGCAATGTCGCGGTAACGCGGCAGTTCGGTCGCGCTGCCGTGGCAATCCTCGCAGCGAACCTCCACCTGCCGATAGAGGTTTTTATAGGCGTAGCCGTCGCCCATCACATCGCGGGAGGTGTGACAATCGATGCAATCCATGCCCCGGGCGAAATGGATGTCCGGCATGATCCCGGCGAGACTGCGGCCGCCCCCCATCATGCGGGGTCCCGGCTCGCCGTCCCGGGTCGGGACCTGGGCCGCATTGCCGTCGTAAAGCCCCTGGTAGGAAAGCGCGATCCGACCGCTCCGGTTGTGGCAGCGCAGGCATGTGCGGTTATCGGGGAGCGCCGATAGCGCATGGTTGTCGGAATATCCCCGTTTCCCGTGCACGGTCGGGTCGCCGCCCATATAGGTGGCGTTGTCGTTGAACGGGAAATGGCAGGCGGCACAGCCGGAAGCGTGGGACGCACCGAGGACCCTCGTCGGCTCCGCCCCCACGTGGCAAAGCGCGCAGAATTTCCGGTACAGCTCCCCGGACAGACCGGGCAGCGACCCGACCGGCAACGCTAAGAACGGCCGGCCCCCCGCGTCATACAGGTCCGTCCCCGCGGAAGCATAAAGGTTGTCCTCGCCGCCTTCCCATGTGGCCCGGATGTTCCGGATCATCCCGATGTTGGTAGTCATCAGCGAGCTTATCACGCGGGCTAACTGGTACGGATGACAGCGGCCGCAGCTTTTATCCCACGTTTGAGGCGCTGCGGGATTCCGGGGGGCAAACATCCCCATGTGGGAACGGTTCTTGTCCCTCGTCCGGTCATCGCCGCCGTGGCATGCGACACATGAAGCGTGGGAAGCCGAGGCCGGTTCGATACCTGCGTGACAGGTTTCGCAGGTGGAAACGGGGTGCCGCCCCGCAAGACGGCACCCCGAAAGAGAGACCAGCGACAGGAGAAGGAGCGCGGCAATCCTGCCCTTGCCGCTAATGGCCTTCCCCGATGAGCACCTTCTTCTTGAATTCGCGCCAAAGAAAAGCGTCTGAGTTCCGGGTCCCGTAGGGCAGATACCAAAGCTTGACTGCGACATCGATCTCCCGGTCGGCTTCGGCCGATTCTCCGTCGGGGACCGGAACGAGGATATCGAACCGCTCCTGGACCATCCGGTTGACCGGAAGGCCGGTGTCTTCAATGATACCGCTTTTTTCGTAGGGGCCTCGCCCCATCTTGCCGCCGCGCCCCATTTTCTGGGGAACCGGCATGTAGATCTTGGACTGGAAGTAAATTTCCTTGCCTTCTTTCGTGCTCGCGGTCACATCCAGGACCACCCGATTGGGGGTGGGTCAACCATCAGGGATCGAGTGGCCCGCCCGGTTGGTCATCGATACCTTGACCACCGCCTTGGGCACATACCTCGATCCGTCTCGCCAGAGGACGCCATACGCCTCAGGTACGAAGTCGATTGCCGCCTTCGCCATGCCCGGGTCCCGGTAGCTCTGCATGTTGTGACCCAGCCCGCTCTTTCTCATGTGGCAATCCTGACACTGCTCCCGGCCCCCATCGGCCCGGTATGCCCAGAGGTAGCTGCCGTAAGCCGTTGCGCACTGCGAAGGACCGTCGAACTCGAGATTGGGACCCAGGCCATGGCATTGGCCGCACAGGATCGCCTCCCCCATGATGGAACTCTTCGCCATCCGGGGATATTTCGGGTCTTCGTGCGCGCCTTCTTTGCTGCCGTAGACCACGCCTGCCTTCGGGTACCCCTCGCCCCATTTGTGGACGATCGCGTTCCGGTTATGGCAGACAAGGCAGTTGATGTTGAGCGATTTGATGAGCGGTTCTTCCTTCTTGGCCGCCTCGGTATCGTCGTTCTCGAACGCATCCTGCCAGCGGAAAAGCGACTCGACGATTTCCATGGCGACCGGGTCTTCCGCATCGGCCAGTTGCGGGAGATGGCACTTGGCACAGGTCATCAGGTGCTCGACCTTGATGTCCTTGAGCTCCTTGACCCCGGAATTCGGCCACTGCAACAGGCCGTTCTTGATTGCGGTCACGAAGGTGGCGGCGGTCCGCCCCGTCCCGTAGATCGACCGGGAGTGAACCGACTTTTCCCAACCTTCATGAATTTCTCGGTGACATTCGATGCAGGAGGACGAGTCGTACATGGACACGAGCTCCGATACCGTCCGCGCCTTTTTGACTGCGATCCCTTCCTGCCATCCGACGCCGGCACGTCCCGCCCCGGCGGGCGCTGCCGAGAACAACAACGCCACCGGGACAAGGACGATCAATATACGGCTTCGCTTCATGCGCTTCTCAGCAACCCTGCATTTCTTCAGAACCCGCCTTTTTCTTCTGGTCGATCGAAACGGCCTCGCCTGCCTTCAGGCTCGACGCCTTCCCCTTGCGGACCTGGATCGTCACCTTGTCGCCATCGACCTCGGCCACCTTGCCCTTGATGGTTCCGCCCGGTCCCTTGACTTCGACCCCGGCAGCTCCGACCGCTAGCCCGTGTCCCTTGGCCGACACGGTCACCTTTTCCCCCTGGACCGACACGACCTTGCCTGCTGCAGCAAACGCAAATCCGACCATGCACGCCGTAGCGAGCATCGCGCCCATCAAAACGATCATCTTTTTTCTCATGATTCCGAATCTCCTCTCAGGGTTTTAGAACACGACCTGAAGTTGCGTCGTGAACGTGTTGAAATCCTTTGAAGTCGCATTCTGCTTGTCGAAAGCGGCCTTGGACCACTCGAAAGTCAGCTTGAGCGCCTGATCGTTGTTCGGATTCAGGACGTTCTTGATGTAATAATTGGCGCCCGCGCCATACCAGGAGACCTTCTGGTCAAAGACGTTCCCGGAGGCGGCGCCATTCGAATCGTTGTTCAGGCTTGCAAAACGCCACTTTTCGTAACGTCCAAAGAACTGGAGCGGGGTCGACGGCAGCAGATAGCCGGCCTTTGCATAGTAACCGTTCTTCTGCCCGGCCAGGCCGAGGAGAGACGGGTCGGGATTCGCGCCCTTGTAGAGGTCGCCCAAGTCGATATCTTCGTAGGCGCCCGAAACCGTGACGGTGCCCACTTTTTCGATGGGGTATTCGAAGAACAGGTCGGCCGTCCAGCCTTTGTAATCTTCCGCTCCGCTTTTGTCGACGATATCGGCGTATGCGATCTTCGGCTCGACCTGATAGGCGCCGCCAACGGTCAACACTTTCTTCTTGCCGAGATAGGTGCCCTTGTAGCCGTAATCCTTCTCCGGATCGAGAAGGCTGACATGCCCGCGCACCCCGTACCGGAATGAGGATGCCGGCTGGGTTGCGTCCGCCGTGGTCGCTTTGCGGCCTTCGGTCACGTCGGCCCGATACTGGAACATCCCGCCGGCGATGTTGCCCCACACCCCGACGCCCTTGTCGCGCGTGGCGACCGACGGCGCGCGGAGAAACAGGGAACGGTCGAGCGTCAACGGCGCCTCGCACGCTTCCAGCGTTTCGCGGTTGAATCCGTACTTGAACTTGCCGATGTTGAACTGGAGGCGTTCATCGAGCTTGATCCGGAAATTCGCATCGATCAGCTCGAAGTTGCTTCCGGAATTGGTGTCCTGGACGTTCAACGGGTTGATATTCTGGTCTTCCGTGAACTCCGTCTGGACATAAAGTCCGAACATGTCGCCGTACTTGCCCATCAGCGCAAGCCGGTTCCTGCGGAAATTCATCGACATGGTGCTGTTCTCTTTCGCAGGGCCGCTTCCCGCATCGCGGCCCACGAGCTGGAACTGCCCCTTGTAATCGATTTGCAGCGCCCCCTCGTCGTCGGGGCCGAATGTCATCTGCGGCCCTGCGAACGACTCGCCCGCAAAACCGACCGCCAGTCCGAGCGCAGCCGCGAAAAGGATACCTGCCTTGAAAGACTTCCTCATGGGTCCTCCCCTGTGATTTTCGTTAATTGAATCCACAAGCC
This window contains:
- a CDS encoding ubiquinol-cytochrome c reductase iron-sulfur subunit is translated as METVDRSRRRLIGSVAAAASLLFLGKWLSPAKRAADGRKLLTVPKADIPEGGALVYRESRVVVVKERGVVYAMSLVCTHLGCTVSVGPDGIACPCHGSQFDRAGNVLKGPATQALARLPVEDRGDTLVVMTSSRRSEDVS
- the extS gene encoding selenite/tellurite reduction operon c-type cytochrome lipoprotein ExtS; translated protein: MGFAVLKRTAPLLAFLLAMLVPRASDASQPVGKVHCLGCHPVHHAEVCGCVSCHRGNPSTDRKTLAHGGFLSAAYARFTLPGNAATARGRDLMTRSGCRRCHVSGGEGSRLGSDLDAAFGSRPARLQDAIRLPAVYMPDFRFDEEAVHALVNAIYGNGMAGQVSPKNAREIPFKVHFRDRGDRLGGPPFVRYCGGCHRAISREGVGMGTGAIGPNLSGLFTKYTPGNPDAKNRWTPKTLIRWVANPRGFRPRALMPPLRIEEKALPALVESLQTPLRGPGQAR
- the extO gene encoding selenite/tellurite reduction operon b-type cytochrome iron-sulfur cluster-binding subunit ExtO — translated: MRFAMRFIVLCWLIGSPAASLASPADRCGECHGTVRRSGGHASLTCTRCHGAKGDRRFRGADAARDGCTPAGCHAGYLPVLHGPMATRAPEKAFAARTIGRYDPAFFGKACAGCHVSGCADCHEGGGHAAAKPPVGKCLRCHSGDFIGAEYLGLAPREENARFARGISRDGEYYLKMLPDVHAEAGMACGACHSMQSLAEGRRSSRGCTDCHEASVKIVEHSISSHLSGMTCSACHSAWAAQPYGTFYLRIDGIVDAKSRFDLRHEKGGYMKSVYLHRQDAPPLGIDGQGKVSPILPRFILYYSDVRPGMKDRVENRLLAAEWKTIFPHTVRRGSVTCEGCHDAPDRWMREPAADRIFRLKDDGLSLAAFRDREGQRVINGAFLDEGRIARLKSRNREYKIALVNKWKRLIDRVDGSLGR
- a CDS encoding cytochrome b N-terminal domain-containing protein, whose translation is MFLDFIIHLFPRTVRKEDLRLKVTFCLGGMAFTTFLVLAVSGMLLAFHYVPSPAGAYGSIQSIESDVFCGRYIRGLHRLSSHVFLVLLALHALRVALRGAYRPPREWTWLLGCGLMGLAVFGAWSGTLLPMDQLALWATQTGTELVRSLPFSCSLVSFLAPDGVGQPRTLVRFYMLHTLLVPASIAILSGFHFYRIRKSKGVLPWL
- a CDS encoding methionine aminotransferase encodes the protein MTVPTLRSRLPEVGTSIFAVMSRLAQEQGAINLSQGFPDFDVPEPLIALVGRAMRDGHNQYAPMPGCLPLRKAIAETASACYGRPIDPEGEVTVTAGATEALYSSIAALIAPGDEAILFDPVYDLYDPAIRLNGGVPIHLPLRPPAFQVDWNEVRRRITPRTKLIVVNNPHNPTGTVLGESDLEALEAIARRHGLFVLSDEVYERIVFDGVPHRSVLARPGLASRSVAVFSFGKTFHATGWKIGYAIAPEAIMQEIRKVHQFVTYCVNTPFQIALAGYLSDPSNVSGLAAFYQRKRDRFLSLLGGSSFEPYPCAGTYFQLVSYRRLSDRPDTEVAEWLTRVHKVAAIPLSPFYGDGTDPKLLRFCFAKKEETLERAGEILAGL
- the extM gene encoding selenite/tellurite reduction operon c-type cytochrome ExtM, whose amino-acid sequence is MSQSSFGICPTGPGTQTLFFGANSRRRCSSGKAISGKGRIAALLLLSLVSLSGCRLAGRHPVSTCETCHAGIEPASASHASCVACHGGDDRTRDKNRSHMGMFAPRNPAAPQTWDKSCGRCHPYQLARVISSLMTTNIGMIRNIRATWEGGEDNLYASAGTDLYDAGGRPFLALPVGSLPGLSGELYRKFCALCHVGAEPTRVLGASHASGCAACHFPFNDNATYMGGDPTVHGKRGYSDNHALSALPDNRTCLRCHNRSGRIALSYQGLYDGNAAQVPTRDGEPGPRMMGGGRSLAGIMPDIHFARGMDCIDCHTSRDVMGDGYAYKNLYRQVEVRCEDCHGSATELPRYRDIARENEEPVRESRRYKVPTRPGMRMIVTGKGRSYSNVFVAGQKIVVQGKRSGKLHESRVITGTPAHTVVGHERMSCHACHSRTVVQCYGCHTTYDKTRTSYDFIRRQETEGAFSETEDYRALFPFPLALDEQGRIATVTPGCQTFISAVDESGRETRREYVARYKGKPQLRFAPFFSHNTGDKAVACVRCHADPAFLGFGTGVLSGATFEGTLRCEKRDDKALDAFLSMDGGRVRADAAVTRENSRPLSAAEVKRALAVNLCLVCHDKPSDNVYRRRLDYRALRDAVHRPLLADR
- the extKL gene encoding multiheme c-type cytochrome ExtKL encodes the protein MKRSRILIVLVPVALLFSAAPAGAGRAGVGWQEGIAVKKARTVSELVSMYDSSSCIECHREIHEGWEKSVHSRSIYGTGRTAATFVTAIKNGLLQWPNSGVKELKDIKVEHLMTCAKCHLPQLADAEDPVAMEIVESLFRWQDAFENDDTEAAKKEEPLIKSLNINCLVCHNRNAIVHKWGEGYPKAGVVYGSKEGAHEDPKYPRMAKSSIMGEAILCGQCHGLGPNLEFDGPSQCATAYGSYLWAYRADGGREQCQDCHMRKSGLGHNMQSYRDPGMAKAAIDFVPEAYGVLWRDGSRYVPKAVVKVSMTNRAGHSIPDGUPTPNRVVLDVTASTKEGKEIYFQSKIYMPVPQKMGRGGKMGRGPYEKSGIIEDTGLPVNRMVQERFDILVPVPDGESAEADREIDVAVKLWYLPYGTRNSDAFLWREFKKKVLIGEGH
- a CDS encoding flavin reductase family protein, translating into MKQSVGAKTLAMPAPVWMVGTYDAAGKPNIMTIAWGGICNSQPVSVNVSLRKATYSYEAILARKAFTVSIPSEAQAAEVDYVGTVSGRDVDKFAATGLTPVRSEIVDAPYVAEAPIVIECRLVHHADLGLHTLFVGGILDVKADVAVIGEKGYPDISKVKPIVFDTGLRRYFGVGGFLANAWEVGKKFGQ
- a CDS encoding YtxH domain-containing protein, giving the protein MEDRENRIGTGAALLLTGALIGAGVALLLAPQSGRATRNDISRIARRARRKANRAIEDLAGNVSELVAQVGEKAEEILDKGKDLTHDTKKELLSVLESGRDRLEAQRARLLKKVG
- the extI gene encoding selenite/tellurite reduction operon porin ExtI produces the protein MRKSFKAGILFAAALGLAVGFAGESFAGPQMTFGPDDEGALQIDYKGQFQLVGRDAGSGPAKENSTMSMNFRRNRLALMGKYGDMFGLYVQTEFTEDQNINPLNVQDTNSGSNFELIDANFRIKLDERLQFNIGKFKYGFNRETLEACEAPLTLDRSLFLRAPSVATRDKGVGVWGNIAGGMFQYRADVTEGRKATTADATQPASSFRYGVRGHVSLLDPEKDYGYKGTYLGKKKVLTVGGAYQVEPKIAYADIVDKSGAEDYKGWTADLFFEYPIEKVGTVTVSGAYEDIDLGDLYKGANPDPSLLGLAGQKNGYYAKAGYLLPSTPLQFFGRYEKWRFASLNNDSNGAASGNVFDQKVSWYGAGANYYIKNVLNPNNDQALKLTFEWSKAAFDKQNATSKDFNTFTTQLQVVF